The genomic interval GATTAAAAGTGTTGTTCATATTTTTGAAAAATCGGCTGAATCCTAGTATCAATTGAAAGTTGGTTTCGAACCATAGACCAATTGAGAACTGGGCGATCATGCCATTTTTTATAAAGTTCTGTAACTCGTAAATACAATACTTTCAGTATGGCGTTTTCATTTGGAAACGCTCCTTTTTTTGTCACTTTTCGGAAACTTGAATTCACGCTTTCTATGGCATTTGTTGTGTACATAATCTTTCGCACTGCACTACCGTAATTAAAAAGCTGCTCTATATGTGAGAAATTCCGTTCCCATACGCTAACGGCTCCAGGATAGTTTGCCCACGCCACTTTAAATCGCTCAAATTCCGCAATTGCCGCTTTTAAACTTGAAGCTCCATATACTTTCTTTAACTGGGCTGTAAATCCCTTATAGTCCTTACTTGGAACATATTTTATAGAATTTCTTATTAAATGCACGATACATCTCTGTACATTTACGTCTTTAAATATTGCTTTAGCTCCATCTTCTAATCCGCTCAATCCATCCATACAGATGAATCCGATATCTTGTATTCCTCTAGCCTTGAGCTCATCGAAGATTTGCATCCAGGTATGCTTACTTTCATTTTCATTGATCCATAATCCTAAGATATCTTTATGACCATCCATGTTGTACCCAAGAATCGTATAAACTGCGCAACTCTTAACTTCATAATCTTTTCGAATTGTCACGTACATGCAGTCGACAAAAACAAATGGATAGAATGGATTTAAGGGACGTTTTTGCCATTGATCGAGCTCTTCTAATATTTTATCTGTGATGATTGAAATTTGTTCATGAGATATTTCAAAACCATAGATATCTTCAATCGTTGCGGCTATATCTCGTTGACTGAGTCCACGCGCATACATCGCTAAAACTTTTTGCTCAATGTCAGATACATTGGTTTTATGTTTGGGTATAATTTGTGGCTTAAAAGTCGCTTGACGATCACGCGGAACATCAATTGGAATAGAACCCAAAGAACTTTTAAGAGTTTTTTGTGAATACCCATTACGACGATTTGAGGATTCTTTTTCACCACGATCATTACTTGAATAACCAAGATGGTGATCTAATTCACCTTTTAGCATTGCTTGGAACATCGGTCCGAAAATATCTTTTAAGGCATTTTGCATATCTTCGACAGATTTTGGTTGATATTTTGCAATAATTTCTTGGGCAAGCTGTTCTTGTTCAGAGTTTTTTCTAGCCATTTTTTCGTCCTTTTCGTGTTTAATATTTTTTATTATCCAATATTAAAATAATCTGTGCAAGTTTTATACTTACACAGATTATTTTACACTCCCTTTAAATATACGCATTTATAATAAAAAGCATAGGGTATCATTACCCCTTAAGAATCGTAGTAAGGGATTTATATGGTTCTTTTCTTTTTTGGTTTGGTTCAGCCGAATACAAGGTAAAAAGAGCTGTAGGTACATTCTTTTACTTGATGAGCCGGGATTAAGTCTTCATGCTGCTGCTCAATCGGATTTATTGAGATTTATTCAAGAAAAATTAGCACCAGATTATCAAGTAATTTATACAACTCATTCTCCATTTATGATTGACCCTAGAAAATTAAATGAAATTAGGACCGTATTTGATTCGCAGAATGTGAAAATAGGTAGTGTTATATCGGATGCAATTCAAGAAAAAGATCCAGCTACAATTTTTCCGTTACAAGCGGCTTTAGGCTATGATATAGCACAGAATCTTTTTATATCATCAAAAAGTTTAATTGTTGAAGGTGTGTCAGATTTGATGTATTTAACTGCAATTTCAGAGGAATTGAAATTGCAAGGTAAAGTTGGATTAGATGAAGATATAACAATAGTTCCGGTTGGCGGAATGGATAAAGTAGCTACTTTTATTTCTTTGCTTAGAGGACAAAAGTTGTGTATAGGATGTTTATTAGATAATTTTACGGATGCTAAAGGAAAGCAAAAAATTGATGATTTAATTCGAGATAAAATAATAAAAGAAAAGAATATAAGATATTTTGGCGAATTTGCTCAATTGTCTACCGGTTATGCAGATTTAGAAGATATGTTTATGAAAACTGAGTATATAAATTTATTTAATAAGGCCTTTGCTAAAACTTATTCAGCAATCGATAATTCTAATATTGTTCTACAAGATAAACCTATACTTATGCAAATCAATAAAATTATTAAAAAAGATCGATTTAATCATTATCTACCTGCAAATGAATTTTTAAAAATAATTGATAAGAAGAGTTGTCTTTCTGAAGATACTTTTAATAAATTCTCATTGATGTTTAGTGAACTCAATAAGTTATTTTAATTGATTGATTTTTAGATAGTTTTATAAGTGAAATCTAAAATTAAATGGTTTTTGCTGTGTTGTAAAAGAATCCATTATTATAACAAATAAATTTAAAGACAACTAAATATATATATGCATCGGACAAAAAGGTGAGCAGAATAAAAATTATTCTGCTCACCTTTTTTGTCGTGCCTACCGTCTTATTTAATTTCATATTTATAGCAAAGAATTTTAAAATAAATCCAATTCTTTTTATGCATAATAGGGAAGTAAATCTATTTCACTAGCATTTGGTCCCTATCTCCGGAAAAGAATTCAGATGATGATATTATGAACCCTTCACAAATTTTATAAAGCCTAGGAACTTGTGACAAGTATTATCTTCTTATGCTACTATCAGTTTAGTCTTTAGACATTTTTATTGTTTTCTTTGTAATGTATATAAGATTCGATTTCTTTACGATCTGTATTAGACAGGGTATTGATTTTGTGTAGTAAGTTTAAATCGTTTTTAGATATTTCATACGTAGATTTTGCAGTATGGATTCTATTGAATAGGGAATCAATGCTAACTTCGAAATAATCAGCGATAACGATTAAAGTTTCTAAGGACGGTTGCTTTTTGCCCGATTCGTAATAGGCAATTGTACTTTGTGAAACATTTAATAATTTTCCTAATACATCTTGTGTGATAGCACGATGTTCTCTTAACCTACGGAGATTTTCTCCAAATTGTTTCATTACGATCACCTTCTTAACTCTATTATAATATGACTAAAAGTAATATTGAAATTATAAAAATAAGAGCAAGAGAAATCGCTGCGATTTTCTTGCTCTTATTTTTGTTTGGCATTCCAAAATATAATATCTAGAGTTGCCTTAAGTTTTGCTTTATCTTCGTTACTTAACGGAATGCCGTGCCAAAGAAGGTTTGGTTCATTAAGAATTTTGTTGAGGTTTACAGGAGGTTTTTCTTTTGAAGAAAGTGACGATGATGTTATGTTAATGTCTCCTGCTAAGTAGTCTATGGTTACGTTGAAGAAGTTAGCAAGTTGTCGTATCGTTGCTAAGTCTGGTTCACGTTTATTTATTTCATATAAGGATAATCGAGATCTAGAAATATTAGTTAATTGTGCTAATTCTTTTTGTGTTAATGAATTACGCTCCCGTAATTCAGACAATCGTTCGCCAAAAGACATATAATCAACTCCTATACATAATTATATGTTACATTTAGAAGCATTTAAATATTTGCTTCTAAATGTTGCTAAAAATATTGACAGCTACAAAATGAAGCAATATAATAGGGGTATAGATAATTTATATTGTGATCGAGGGGGTGGTTGGATGAGAGAAGAGTTAGTTTCCGTTCGGAGGTGTACGGGAAAGACACAAAGTGAGATGGCTAGAATGCTAGGAATATCACGAAGTTTTTATGGGTTAATTGAAAATGGCAGTAGGAATCCAGACTATGGATTAGCTAAACGAATAGCCAAAATTTTAAAAGTATCTCCAGATGCTATTTTTTTTGATCTCGATGGCTTCGAAATGAAGCAAAAGACTAAAGAAAATGTGCATCCGAATTTTCTTTCAAGAAAGTAATTCTACCTAGAGTATACCAATAATATTCGCAAAATTCCGTAATTTAAAACAAATTTGCAATCTGTTGTCAGAAATGACAACAGAAGTACCTACTTGAAAGGGGATGAGCTATGGGAGACGGTAAAATTTTTGGCTATGGATATTAGATGAGAGACAAGGAGGAATGAGGCGTGGATATTGCAGAGGTTTTAAATGAGAATTTAATAAATTTAAAACTGCAAGCAGGGACGAAAGTGGAGGCAATCGAGGAACTGATAGAGCTGTTATATCAAGAGGGAAAAGTTAGTGATTGCGATCTGTTTTTGAGGGATGTTTATGACCGTGAAGCAGAGGGGCGGACGGGGATTGGTAAGCATGTTGCTATACCACATGGCAAGTCGGATGCGGTGGCGAATACTTCAATTGTAATTGGTCGGACAATGCATGATTTAGTATGGGAATCTCTTGATGACAAGCCTGTTCATATCGTGATTTTGTTTGCGGTGCGGAAGGAAGATAAGACGAAACTACATTTGAGATTGTTGGCGCAGGTTGCGTGTGCTTTGGCAGATGAAGAAGTACTAAAGCGATTACTGATAACTGAGGATAAACAGGAAGTCATTGCTTTGTTGACAGGGGACGAATAGCGAAAAGGGGAAGTGTAGATGAAAATTGTAGGAGTTGCGGCTTGTACAGCGGGAATTGCGCATACCTATATTGCCGCAGAAAAATTGAGAAAGGGTGCGCTGGCGAGGGGGCATGAGGTGCATGTTGAAACGCAAGGCACGATTGGCGTTGAAAATGAGCTTTCGCAAGCGCAAATTGATGCGGCGGATTTGGTGATTTTGGCAGTCGATATCAAGATAAACGGTGAAGAACGGTTTGCAGGAAAACGTATTGTTCGTGTGAAAACGGCGACTGTGATCAAGTCACCGGTGCAGTTTATGGAGAAAGTGGAAACAGAGCTTGCAAAGAATAAGAGCTAAAGAGGATGAGGTGAAGAAAAGTGGCAGGACAAAGTAATGTGATTGGAACGATCAAAAAGCATGTACTGACAGGTGTTTCTTATATGCTTCCGTTGATTGTTGCCGCAGGGATTTGTATGGCATTGGGACAAGTGGCAGGCAGGTTAATGGGTGGCAATTTGATTGAGGTAGAGGGGTCGCTCCCTTATGTGCTCAATCAGATTGGGATTTATGGCTTGGCATATTTAATTGTACCTGTAATTTGTGCCTATATTGCTTTTTCTATTTCAGATAGACCAGGGATTGCACCGGGACTTATTGTCGGATTTATTTGTACGCAAATTCATGCTGGGTTTATTGGTGGGATGGTAGGCGGATTTGTTGTTGGGTATGTAGTCAATGGAATTAAGAGATATGTGAAGGTGCCTGTTGCGGCACAAGGCTTGATGCCAATTATGATTATTCCGGTATTATCGACGGTCATTGCCGGACTTGGCATGTACTATATCATCGGTCAGCCGATTATATGGTTACAGAGTAGTTTAATTCACCTGCTTGAGAGTATGCAAAATGGTTCCAAGTTTGCTTTGGGGGCAATACTTGGGGTGATGGCGACGTTTGATTTTGGCGGGCCGGTGAATAAAACGATGTCGCTGTTTGTGGATGGGCTTTTAGTTGATGGTGTTTATGGGCCGGAGTCGGTGAAATTTGTGGGATCAATGATTCCGCCGTTTGGGATCGCGATCTCATATTTTTTGACGAAGAATAAATATACAAGGGCTGAGAAGGAAGCGCTGAAAGCGGCGTTTCCAATGGGAATCTGCATGATTACAGAAGGTGTGATTCCGATTGCGGCTAGGGATTTATTTCGGGTGGTGGCTTCTTGTGTTACAGGTTCAGCGATCGCGGGCGGATTGCTGATGGTTTGGGGTGTGGAGTCACCCGTACCGCACGGCGGAATGTTTGTTGTGCCGTTATTTAAAGAACCATTGTTGTTCTGTGCGGCGCTTTTGCTTGGTTCGGTGATTTGTGGTGTGATGCTGTCATTTTTGAAGAAAAAAGTGACAGAATCGGATGAAGCTTTTGATGATGATGCGGTTCAGGTAAAAGATGAGGAGATCAACTTTAGCTTGGAATAATATTGTGCAAATAAAAAATAGTGTAGAGAAGGAGTGTTTTGTTTATGTTAGTGAAAATGTCAGAATTGTTAAGCGTTGCAAAAACAGAAAAGTTTGCAGTTGGTGCATTTAATGTATCGGATAGTTCATTACTGAGAGCAGTGACGGAGGAAGCTGAGGCTTCGAATTCTCCGGCGATCATTGCGATTCATCCTGATGAACTAAAATTTATTACGGATGCGTTTATGGCGTATGTCATCGAGAGAACAAAAAGCAGTACGATTCCTTTTGTGATTCACTTGGATCATGGTGGTTCTTTTGCTGATGTTATGCGGGCAATACACGTTGGTTTTAGCTCAGTGATGATTGATGGTTCACGACTTCCTTATCATGAGAATGTTCTGTTGACGAAAAAGGTTGTAGAAGCAGCGCATGCGGCAGGCGTTTGTGTTGAGGGGGAACTCGGAACGATCGGCAATACAGGAACCTCGATTGAGGGCGGTGTTAGCGAGATCACTTATACAGATCCTGACCAGGCAGAGGATTTTGTGAAAGTAACGGGTGTGGATTCTTTAGCGGTAGCGATTGGTACGGCACATGGCATTTATCCGAAAGATGTTACGCCAAAATTACAAATGCATATTTTACAGGCAATTACTGAAAAGATTGCTACGCCAATCGTATTACATGGTGGTTCAGCAAATCCAGATAAAGAGATTGCCGAGGCAGTTAAAATTGGTGTGCAGAAAGTCAATATTTCGAGTGATATGAAATTTGCCTTTTACAAGAAAGCACGGGAAATCTTATCGGCGCAGGAATGCTGGGAACCAAATATGATATATCCGCAGTGTATTGACGCGGCTAGAGAAGTGATTCGTTTTAAGATGAATTTATTTGGTTCCATCGGTATGGCGAACCGTTATTGAGGAGGAATAATGAATGGCTGATATAAATTTGATATTGAGTGAAAAAGTCGAAGGATTATTTAAGAAAGCGCATATTGCTTTAACAGCGGAAGAAAGAGAACACTTAGAGTTTGTTGATTTTGGCTTTGGTGCAGGTAATGTTGATAAGGAAGGGCTGCAGCTCATCGTGTACTGTAATAATGAACGTTATTGTGCTAAGGAAATGGTGCTTTTGCCATATCAAACATGTCCAGAGCATCGGCATCCGCCAAAGAAAAACGATGCGGAGGGCAAGATGGAAACATTTCGTTGTCGTTATGGAAAAGTGTATCTTTATGTAGCAGGGGATGCCACAAAACATTTGTCGGCAGAAATTCCTGTGAAACATAAAAAATGGTATACAGTAAGGCACGAGATTGTTTTACATGCAGGACAGCAGTATACGATTCCACCCAATACACGCCACTGGTTTCAGGCAGGCAATAAAGGAGCCGTCATAAGCGAATTTTCTTCGCCGAGTGATGATGCATCGGATATTTTCACAAACCCCAACATACAGCGCTAAGGAACGCTTGAAGTTAAATCTATTTTATTGTCATATTTAACATAAAAAAACTTCCCTTTAGAGATGAATTGTTTGAAAGCGAATTCATCTCTGTGGGAAGTTTTTGTTCTTGTTATATTTGTTTTGGTCCAGGTAGTGTGAAGCCTCGGCCTAAAACTTCTACGGCATCTTGAACGATCATAAATGCGTGGGGATCTACATCCTGGATAAGAAGTTTAATTTGACCAATTTGGGTTAGGCTTACAACGACAAAGATGACTTGTTTTTCTTGGCGCGTAAAGGCACCTTGTCCAGTGAGAATTGTAGCACCTCGCCCTACTTCTTTTAGGATGACATTGATGATCTCTTCTGTTTTATAGGAAACGATATGCAAAGTTTTCTTGCGATTAAATCCTTCTACGACATTGTCGGTAATGTTGGCGGCAATAAACATGGAGATCAGAGTAAGTATGGCGAGTTTTATGCCAAACAGAAGCGCAGCGACCACCATAATCATACAGTTAAGTGAGAAGGAGGCAATCCCTACATTGATAGAGTAGTATTTTTTCAAGATACTGCAGACAACATCAAGCCCGCCGCCGCTGCCATTGGCTCTAAATATAAGCCCTGAGCCAATGCCGGTTACAACTCCGCCTGTAATAGCAGCGAGAATTGGGTCATCTAAGATCATAAAGTTTGATAAATAACCCGTAAGATCTATGAAGAGGGATAAGAGTACCGCGCCATAGATGGTTTTAAAAAGATACTCTTTGCCGATGAGTCGATAAGCCGCGTAAAAAAGGGGGATATTCATTGCTAGCATTTGTAAACCAATGGGCCAGCCGGACAGATAAAAAAGGATAATCGCTATCCCGCTCACCCCGCCGCTTAGTAGGTGATGAGGAACGAGAAAGCTATTGATCGCGATCGCACTTAACAAACAACCAATACCGACAGAAAGATATTGATAAATTTTATTCCGCATATAGTTTTTCCTCCTAGTATGAAATGAGAAGTATAGATTTAGCTTTAAAGTTTATCGACTTCCAGGTACACCATTCATAATGGATAGGCTACAATTAATTGGACAGTTATTATAAGGGCATGTAAAATAAAATAATAAAACAAAAGGAGCTAGGCCCATGACTGTTGAAAAACGCCCTCGTCGTAGCTATACGGACGAATTCAAAAAACAAGTTGTACAATTATATAATAACGGAAAACGTAAGTGTGACATTATTCGTGAATATGATATCGCATCGTCCTTGCTTGACAAATGGATTCAGCAAGCTAACAATAGTGGCTCTTTCAAGGAGAAAGATAATCTTACAACTGAACAGATAGAACTGATTGAGCTTCGCAAACGGAACAAATATCTTGAAATGGAGAATGATATTTTAAAGCAAGCAGCGCTGATCTTAGGACGAAAGTAAATGTGATTAAAGCCAATATCCACAAATACTCTGTATCAGCAATGTGTAAAGTCCTACAAATTCCAAGAAGCACCTATTATTATGAGGCAAAAGCAAATCCAGATGAATCTAAGCTGGTGGCAAATATTGTTGATATATTTAAAGCAAGCCGAAATAA from Massilibacillus massiliensis carries:
- a CDS encoding IS256 family transposase, with amino-acid sequence MARKNSEQEQLAQEIIAKYQPKSVEDMQNALKDIFGPMFQAMLKGELDHHLGYSSNDRGEKESSNRRNGYSQKTLKSSLGSIPIDVPRDRQATFKPQIIPKHKTNVSDIEQKVLAMYARGLSQRDIAATIEDIYGFEISHEQISIITDKILEELDQWQKRPLNPFYPFVFVDCMYVTIRKDYEVKSCAVYTILGYNMDGHKDILGLWINENESKHTWMQIFDELKARGIQDIGFICMDGLSGLEDGAKAIFKDVNVQRCIVHLIRNSIKYVPSKDYKGFTAQLKKVYGASSLKAAIAEFERFKVAWANYPGAVSVWERNFSHIEQLFNYGSAVRKIMYTTNAIESVNSSFRKVTKKGAFPNENAILKVLYLRVTELYKKWHDRPVLNWSMVRNQLSIDTRIQPIFQKYEQHF
- a CDS encoding ATP-dependent nuclease; this encodes MYNKKHRVSLPLKNRSKGFIWFFSFLVWFSRIQGKKSCRYILLLDEPGLSLHAAAQSDLLRFIQEKLAPDYQVIYTTHSPFMIDPRKLNEIRTVFDSQNVKIGSVISDAIQEKDPATIFPLQAALGYDIAQNLFISSKSLIVEGVSDLMYLTAISEELKLQGKVGLDEDITIVPVGGMDKVATFISLLRGQKLCIGCLLDNFTDAKGKQKIDDLIRDKIIKEKNIRYFGEFAQLSTGYADLEDMFMKTEYINLFNKAFAKTYSAIDNSNIVLQDKPILMQINKIIKKDRFNHYLPANEFLKIIDKKSCLSEDTFNKFSLMFSELNKLF
- a CDS encoding helix-turn-helix domain-containing protein, whose amino-acid sequence is MKQFGENLRRLREHRAITQDVLGKLLNVSQSTIAYYESGKKQPSLETLIVIADYFEVSIDSLFNRIHTAKSTYEISKNDLNLLHKINTLSNTDRKEIESYIHYKENNKNV
- a CDS encoding helix-turn-helix domain-containing protein, which translates into the protein MSFGERLSELRERNSLTQKELAQLTNISRSRLSLYEINKREPDLATIRQLANFFNVTIDYLAGDINITSSSLSSKEKPPVNLNKILNEPNLLWHGIPLSNEDKAKLKATLDIIFWNAKQK
- a CDS encoding helix-turn-helix transcriptional regulator — encoded protein: MREELVSVRRCTGKTQSEMARMLGISRSFYGLIENGSRNPDYGLAKRIAKILKVSPDAIFFDLDGFEMKQKTKENVHPNFLSRK
- a CDS encoding PTS sugar transporter subunit IIA, with the protein product MDIAEVLNENLINLKLQAGTKVEAIEELIELLYQEGKVSDCDLFLRDVYDREAEGRTGIGKHVAIPHGKSDAVANTSIVIGRTMHDLVWESLDDKPVHIVILFAVRKEDKTKLHLRLLAQVACALADEEVLKRLLITEDKQEVIALLTGDE
- a CDS encoding PTS fructose transporter subunit IIB, producing the protein MKIVGVAACTAGIAHTYIAAEKLRKGALARGHEVHVETQGTIGVENELSQAQIDAADLVILAVDIKINGEERFAGKRIVRVKTATVIKSPVQFMEKVETELAKNKS
- a CDS encoding PTS fructose transporter subunit IIC, with protein sequence MAGQSNVIGTIKKHVLTGVSYMLPLIVAAGICMALGQVAGRLMGGNLIEVEGSLPYVLNQIGIYGLAYLIVPVICAYIAFSISDRPGIAPGLIVGFICTQIHAGFIGGMVGGFVVGYVVNGIKRYVKVPVAAQGLMPIMIIPVLSTVIAGLGMYYIIGQPIIWLQSSLIHLLESMQNGSKFALGAILGVMATFDFGGPVNKTMSLFVDGLLVDGVYGPESVKFVGSMIPPFGIAISYFLTKNKYTRAEKEALKAAFPMGICMITEGVIPIAARDLFRVVASCVTGSAIAGGLLMVWGVESPVPHGGMFVVPLFKEPLLFCAALLLGSVICGVMLSFLKKKVTESDEAFDDDAVQVKDEEINFSLE
- a CDS encoding ketose-bisphosphate aldolase, translating into MLVKMSELLSVAKTEKFAVGAFNVSDSSLLRAVTEEAEASNSPAIIAIHPDELKFITDAFMAYVIERTKSSTIPFVIHLDHGGSFADVMRAIHVGFSSVMIDGSRLPYHENVLLTKKVVEAAHAAGVCVEGELGTIGNTGTSIEGGVSEITYTDPDQAEDFVKVTGVDSLAVAIGTAHGIYPKDVTPKLQMHILQAITEKIATPIVLHGGSANPDKEIAEAVKIGVQKVNISSDMKFAFYKKAREILSAQECWEPNMIYPQCIDAAREVIRFKMNLFGSIGMANRY
- a CDS encoding D-lyxose/D-mannose family sugar isomerase; this encodes MADINLILSEKVEGLFKKAHIALTAEEREHLEFVDFGFGAGNVDKEGLQLIVYCNNERYCAKEMVLLPYQTCPEHRHPPKKNDAEGKMETFRCRYGKVYLYVAGDATKHLSAEIPVKHKKWYTVRHEIVLHAGQQYTIPPNTRHWFQAGNKGAVISEFSSPSDDASDIFTNPNIQR
- a CDS encoding YitT family protein, whose protein sequence is MRNKIYQYLSVGIGCLLSAIAINSFLVPHHLLSGGVSGIAIILFYLSGWPIGLQMLAMNIPLFYAAYRLIGKEYLFKTIYGAVLLSLFIDLTGYLSNFMILDDPILAAITGGVVTGIGSGLIFRANGSGGGLDVVCSILKKYYSINVGIASFSLNCMIMVVAALLFGIKLAILTLISMFIAANITDNVVEGFNRKKTLHIVSYKTEEIINVILKEVGRGATILTGQGAFTRQEKQVIFVVVSLTQIGQIKLLIQDVDPHAFMIVQDAVEVLGRGFTLPGPKQI